In Prunus dulcis chromosome 1, ALMONDv2, whole genome shotgun sequence, the following are encoded in one genomic region:
- the LOC117624222 gene encoding AMP deaminase-like isoform X3, producing the protein MDSSSSSSSAPSTSSLHLAMAAFVGASLMAVSAFYIHKRSVDQVLQRLIEIRRKPSRISDNRSATEDGREESYIEDGEERGFESDGEITDVAIDRNMRPRSVDDKALQSYRISSSLPNVASRSTDWMEEEAKFDSPPNFRAPGFSSSLDKLNFIPSGLPLLRTDQRTGEGQSGNHSGSNTRMTPIGRLMTPRSQAGNAFESIADSDEEGTEFANEDDDTFNYGNVDSLDNTVTSVYQNEDRMYQVTSTEAKSGVDLQGDGKVDTASGNSVKTDHNFTSIVLPLSASMHESISKEEEEVHKMIRECLDLRKRYLYREEVAPWTVARTDSIASEKKSDPFHFEPVEASTHCFRMEDGVIHVYANENDTVDIFPVASSTAFFTDMHYLLKVLSIGNVRSACHHRLRFLEEKFRVHLLLNADREFLAQKSAPHRDFYNVRKVDTHVHHSACMNQKHLLSFIKSKLKKEPDEVVIFRDGKYLTLKEVFESLDLTGHDLNVDLLDVHADKSTFHRFDKFNLKYNPCGQSRLREIFLKQDNLIQGRFLAEVTKEVLSDLEASRYQMAEYRISVYGRKQSEWDQLASWFVNNSIYSENAVWLIQLPRLYNIYKKMGIVTSFQNILDNVFIPLFEATVNPNSHPQLHLFLMQVVGFDVVDDESKPERRPTKHMPTPAEWTNEFNPAYSYYAYYCYANLYTLNKLRESKGLPTIKFRPHCGEAGDIDHLAAGFLLCHNISHGINLRKTPVLQYLYYLAQVGLLMSPLSNNSLFLDYHRNPFPMFFQRGLNVSLSSDDPLQIHLTKEPLVEEYSVAAQVWKLSACDLCEVARNSVYQSGFSHVAKSHWLGSKYFLRGPEGNDMQKTNVPHLRIAFRHETWKEEIQYIYAGKAKFPVETDP; encoded by the exons ATGGACtcgtcctcttcttcttcttcagctccGTCGACTTCGTCCCTGCACTTGGCCATGGCGGCCTTCGTCGGAGCCTCTCTCATGGCCGTCTCCGCCTTCTACATCCACAAGCGCAGCGTCGACCAGGTGCTCCAGCGCCTCATTGAGATCCGCCGCAAGCCATCTCGCATTTCCGATAATCGCTCTGCAACCGAAGACGGACGAGAAGAGAGTTACATCGAAGACGGAGAAGAGCGAGGGTTTGAGTCTGACGGTGAGATCACTGACGTGGCTATTGATCGGAACATGCGACCGAGGTCGGTCGACGACAAGGCGCTTCAGTCTTATAGGATATCGTCTTCGTTGCCCAATGTGGCTTCGAGGAGCACCGATTGGATGGAAGAGGAAGCTAAGTTTGATTCGCCCCCGAATTTTCGAGCTCCTGGGTTTTCTTCTTCGCTAGACAAGCTCAATTTCATTCCCTCGGGGCTTCCGCTTCTTCGAACCGATCAAAGAACCG GAGAGGGTCAGTCTGGTAACCACTCTGGTTCCAATACAAGGATGACGCCTATTGGAAGGTTAATGACTCCAAGGTCTCAGGCTGGAAATGCCTTTGAAAGTATTGCAGACTCCGACGAGGAAGGAACTGAGTTTGCAAATGAAGATGACGATACTTTCAACTATGGAAATGTAGATTCTTTAGATAATACCGTAACC tcaGTTTACCAAAATGAAG ATCGAATGTATCAAGTGACTTCAACTGAAGCAAAATCTGGTGTTGATCTGCAAGGCGATGGAAAGGTAGATACAGCCTCAGGAAACTCCGTGAAGACTGATCACAATTTTACCAGCATAGTTTTACCATTGAGTGCATCAATGCATG AGTCAATAAgcaaagaagaggaagaagtgCACAAGATGATTCGAGAATGCTTGGATCTACGTAAGAGGTATCTTTACAGGGAAGAAGTTGCTCCATGGACGGTAGCCAGAACAGACTCCATTGCATCAGAGAAGAAAAGTGACCCATTTCATTTTGAACCTGTTGAAGCATCAACT CACTGCTTTAGGATGGAAGACGGTGTGATACAtgtttatgcaaatgaaaatg ACACTGTAGATATTTTCCCTGTTGCAAGTTCAACAGCATTTTTCACTGATATGCATTATCTTCTAAAAGTTTTGTCTATTGGAAATGTACGCTCTGCATGCCATCATAGGTTACGATTTCTTGAGGAG AAATTCCGTGTTCATCTGTTGCTAAATGCGGATAGGGAATTTTTAGCCCAGAAGAGTGCACCACACCGTGATTTTTACAATGTTAGGAAAGTTGATACGCATGTGCACCATTCTGCTTGCATGAACCAGAAGCATCTCCTCTCCTTTATCAAGTCAAAGCTCAAAAAAGAACCTGATGAG GTTGTCATATTCAGAGATGGAAAATATCTTACACTCAAGGAAGTCTTTGAGAGTTTGGACTTGACAGG GCATGATCTGAATGTTGACTTGTTAGATGTGCATGCGGATAAGAGTACTTTCCATCGATTTGACAAATTCAACTTAAAGTATAATCCATGTGGACAGAGCAGACTCAGAGAAATATTCTTGAAGCAGGACAATCTTATCCAAG GGAGGTTTTTAGCAGAAGTAACAAAAGAAGTTCTGTCAGATCTTGAAGCCAGCAGATATCAG ATGGCAGAGTACAGGATTTCTGTTTATGGAAGGAAACAAAGTGAGTGGGATCAACTGGCTAGTTGGTTTGTTAACAATTCAATCTATAGTGAGAACGCTGTCTGGTTAATACAG CTACCACGGCTATACAATATCTACAAGAAGATGGGAATTGTTACCTCTTTCCAGAATATTTTAGATAATGTGTTCATACCGCTCTTTGAAGCCACTGTCAATCCAAATTCTCATCCTCAACTACACTTGTTCCTGATGCAG GTGGTGGGTTTTGACGTTGTAGATGATGAAAGTAAACCAGAAAGGCGTCCAACTAAACACATGCCAACACCAGCTGAATGGACTAATGAATTCAATCCTGCATACTCTTATTATGCTTATTACTGCTATGCAAACTTGTACACTCTTAATAAG CTGCGTGAATCAAAAGGGCTGCCTACAATAAAATTCCGACCTCACTGTGGAGAG GCGGGTGATATTGACCATTTGGCTGCCGGATTCCTTCTATGCCATAATATCTCTCATGGGATCAATCTTCGCAAAACTCCTGTTTTGCAGTACCTGTATTACCTGGCCCAG GTTGGGTTGCTTATGTCACCTTTGAGCAATAATTCACTTTTCTTGGATTACCATCGCAACCCCTTTCCTATGTTCTTCCAACGTGGTCTAAACGTCTCACTCTCAAGCGATGATCCTTTACAAATCCATTTGACAAAAGAACCGCTTGTGGAAGAATATAGTGTTGCAGCACAG GTATGGAAGCTCAGTGCTTGTGACCTCTGCGAAGTAGCGAGAAATTCTGTCTATCAATCTGGATTTTCACATGTAGCGAAG TCGCACTGGCTTGGTAGTAAGTATTTCTTGAGAGGCCCTGAAGGAAATGACATGCAGAAGACAAATGTGCCTCATTTGAGGATTGCCTTTCGACACGAG ACTTGGAAGGAAGAGATACAGTACATTTATGCAGGAAAAGCCAAGTTTCCAGTAGAAACAGATCCATGA
- the LOC117624222 gene encoding AMP deaminase-like isoform X2 yields MDSSSSSSSAPSTSSLHLAMAAFVGASLMAVSAFYIHKRSVDQVLQRLIEIRRKPSRISDNRSATEDGREESYIEDGEERGFESDGEITDVAIDRNMRPRSVDDKALQSYRISSSLPNVASRSTDWMEEEAKFDSPPNFRAPGFSSSLDKLNFIPSGLPLLRTDQRTGEGQSGNHSGSNTRMTPIGRLMTPRSQAGNAFESIADSDEEGTEFANEDDDTFNYGNVDSLDNTVTSVYQNEVLLKSDVKNFIQDRMYQVTSTEAKSGVDLQGDGKVDTASGNSVKTDHNFTSIVLPLSASMHESISKEEEEVHKMIRECLDLRKRYLYREEVAPWTVARTDSIASEKKSDPFHFEPVEASTHCFRMEDGVIHVYANENDTVDIFPVASSTAFFTDMHYLLKVLSIGNVRSACHHRLRFLEEKFRVHLLLNADREFLAQKSAPHRDFYNVRKVDTHVHHSACMNQKHLLSFIKSKLKKEPDEVVIFRDGKYLTLKEVFESLDLTGHDLNVDLLDVHADKSTFHRFDKFNLKYNPCGQSRLREIFLKQDNLIQGRFLAEVTKEVLSDLEASRYQMAEYRISVYGRKQSEWDQLASWFVNNSIYSENAVWLIQLPRLYNIYKKMGIVTSFQNILDNVFIPLFEATVNPNSHPQLHLFLMQVVGFDVVDDESKPERRPTKHMPTPAEWTNEFNPAYSYYAYYCYANLYTLNKLRESKGLPTIKFRPHCGEAGDIDHLAAGFLLCHNISHGINLRKTPVLQYLYYLAQVGLLMSPLSNNSLFLDYHRNPFPMFFQRGLNVSLSSDDPLQIHLTKEPLVEEYSVAAQVWKLSACDLCEVARNSVYQSGFSHVAKSHWLGSKYFLRGPEGNDMQKTNVPHLRIAFRHETWKEEIQYIYAGKAKFPVETDP; encoded by the exons ATGGACtcgtcctcttcttcttcttcagctccGTCGACTTCGTCCCTGCACTTGGCCATGGCGGCCTTCGTCGGAGCCTCTCTCATGGCCGTCTCCGCCTTCTACATCCACAAGCGCAGCGTCGACCAGGTGCTCCAGCGCCTCATTGAGATCCGCCGCAAGCCATCTCGCATTTCCGATAATCGCTCTGCAACCGAAGACGGACGAGAAGAGAGTTACATCGAAGACGGAGAAGAGCGAGGGTTTGAGTCTGACGGTGAGATCACTGACGTGGCTATTGATCGGAACATGCGACCGAGGTCGGTCGACGACAAGGCGCTTCAGTCTTATAGGATATCGTCTTCGTTGCCCAATGTGGCTTCGAGGAGCACCGATTGGATGGAAGAGGAAGCTAAGTTTGATTCGCCCCCGAATTTTCGAGCTCCTGGGTTTTCTTCTTCGCTAGACAAGCTCAATTTCATTCCCTCGGGGCTTCCGCTTCTTCGAACCGATCAAAGAACCG GAGAGGGTCAGTCTGGTAACCACTCTGGTTCCAATACAAGGATGACGCCTATTGGAAGGTTAATGACTCCAAGGTCTCAGGCTGGAAATGCCTTTGAAAGTATTGCAGACTCCGACGAGGAAGGAACTGAGTTTGCAAATGAAGATGACGATACTTTCAACTATGGAAATGTAGATTCTTTAGATAATACCGTAACC tcaGTTTACCAAAATGAAG TTCTTCTTAAAAGTGATGTTAAGAATTTCATACAAGATCGAATGTATCAAGTGACTTCAACTGAAGCAAAATCTGGTGTTGATCTGCAAGGCGATGGAAAGGTAGATACAGCCTCAGGAAACTCCGTGAAGACTGATCACAATTTTACCAGCATAGTTTTACCATTGAGTGCATCAATGCATG AGTCAATAAgcaaagaagaggaagaagtgCACAAGATGATTCGAGAATGCTTGGATCTACGTAAGAGGTATCTTTACAGGGAAGAAGTTGCTCCATGGACGGTAGCCAGAACAGACTCCATTGCATCAGAGAAGAAAAGTGACCCATTTCATTTTGAACCTGTTGAAGCATCAACT CACTGCTTTAGGATGGAAGACGGTGTGATACAtgtttatgcaaatgaaaatg ACACTGTAGATATTTTCCCTGTTGCAAGTTCAACAGCATTTTTCACTGATATGCATTATCTTCTAAAAGTTTTGTCTATTGGAAATGTACGCTCTGCATGCCATCATAGGTTACGATTTCTTGAGGAG AAATTCCGTGTTCATCTGTTGCTAAATGCGGATAGGGAATTTTTAGCCCAGAAGAGTGCACCACACCGTGATTTTTACAATGTTAGGAAAGTTGATACGCATGTGCACCATTCTGCTTGCATGAACCAGAAGCATCTCCTCTCCTTTATCAAGTCAAAGCTCAAAAAAGAACCTGATGAG GTTGTCATATTCAGAGATGGAAAATATCTTACACTCAAGGAAGTCTTTGAGAGTTTGGACTTGACAGG GCATGATCTGAATGTTGACTTGTTAGATGTGCATGCGGATAAGAGTACTTTCCATCGATTTGACAAATTCAACTTAAAGTATAATCCATGTGGACAGAGCAGACTCAGAGAAATATTCTTGAAGCAGGACAATCTTATCCAAG GGAGGTTTTTAGCAGAAGTAACAAAAGAAGTTCTGTCAGATCTTGAAGCCAGCAGATATCAG ATGGCAGAGTACAGGATTTCTGTTTATGGAAGGAAACAAAGTGAGTGGGATCAACTGGCTAGTTGGTTTGTTAACAATTCAATCTATAGTGAGAACGCTGTCTGGTTAATACAG CTACCACGGCTATACAATATCTACAAGAAGATGGGAATTGTTACCTCTTTCCAGAATATTTTAGATAATGTGTTCATACCGCTCTTTGAAGCCACTGTCAATCCAAATTCTCATCCTCAACTACACTTGTTCCTGATGCAG GTGGTGGGTTTTGACGTTGTAGATGATGAAAGTAAACCAGAAAGGCGTCCAACTAAACACATGCCAACACCAGCTGAATGGACTAATGAATTCAATCCTGCATACTCTTATTATGCTTATTACTGCTATGCAAACTTGTACACTCTTAATAAG CTGCGTGAATCAAAAGGGCTGCCTACAATAAAATTCCGACCTCACTGTGGAGAG GCGGGTGATATTGACCATTTGGCTGCCGGATTCCTTCTATGCCATAATATCTCTCATGGGATCAATCTTCGCAAAACTCCTGTTTTGCAGTACCTGTATTACCTGGCCCAG GTTGGGTTGCTTATGTCACCTTTGAGCAATAATTCACTTTTCTTGGATTACCATCGCAACCCCTTTCCTATGTTCTTCCAACGTGGTCTAAACGTCTCACTCTCAAGCGATGATCCTTTACAAATCCATTTGACAAAAGAACCGCTTGTGGAAGAATATAGTGTTGCAGCACAG GTATGGAAGCTCAGTGCTTGTGACCTCTGCGAAGTAGCGAGAAATTCTGTCTATCAATCTGGATTTTCACATGTAGCGAAG TCGCACTGGCTTGGTAGTAAGTATTTCTTGAGAGGCCCTGAAGGAAATGACATGCAGAAGACAAATGTGCCTCATTTGAGGATTGCCTTTCGACACGAG ACTTGGAAGGAAGAGATACAGTACATTTATGCAGGAAAAGCCAAGTTTCCAGTAGAAACAGATCCATGA
- the LOC117624222 gene encoding AMP deaminase-like isoform X4, giving the protein MDSSSSSSSAPSTSSLHLAMAAFVGASLMAVSAFYIHKRSVDQVLQRLIEIRRKPSRISDNRSATEDGREESYIEDGEERGFESDGEITDVAIDRNMRPRSVDDKALQSYRISSSLPNVASRSTDWMEEEAKFDSPPNFRAPGFSSSLDKLNFIPSGLPLLRTDQRTGEGQSGNHSGSNTRMTPIGRLMTPRSQAGNAFESIADSDEEGTEFANEDDDTFNYGNVDSLDNTVTSVYQNEGDGKVDTASGNSVKTDHNFTSIVLPLSASMHESISKEEEEVHKMIRECLDLRKRYLYREEVAPWTVARTDSIASEKKSDPFHFEPVEASTHCFRMEDGVIHVYANENDTVDIFPVASSTAFFTDMHYLLKVLSIGNVRSACHHRLRFLEEKFRVHLLLNADREFLAQKSAPHRDFYNVRKVDTHVHHSACMNQKHLLSFIKSKLKKEPDEVVIFRDGKYLTLKEVFESLDLTGHDLNVDLLDVHADKSTFHRFDKFNLKYNPCGQSRLREIFLKQDNLIQGRFLAEVTKEVLSDLEASRYQMAEYRISVYGRKQSEWDQLASWFVNNSIYSENAVWLIQLPRLYNIYKKMGIVTSFQNILDNVFIPLFEATVNPNSHPQLHLFLMQVVGFDVVDDESKPERRPTKHMPTPAEWTNEFNPAYSYYAYYCYANLYTLNKLRESKGLPTIKFRPHCGEAGDIDHLAAGFLLCHNISHGINLRKTPVLQYLYYLAQVGLLMSPLSNNSLFLDYHRNPFPMFFQRGLNVSLSSDDPLQIHLTKEPLVEEYSVAAQVWKLSACDLCEVARNSVYQSGFSHVAKSHWLGSKYFLRGPEGNDMQKTNVPHLRIAFRHETWKEEIQYIYAGKAKFPVETDP; this is encoded by the exons ATGGACtcgtcctcttcttcttcttcagctccGTCGACTTCGTCCCTGCACTTGGCCATGGCGGCCTTCGTCGGAGCCTCTCTCATGGCCGTCTCCGCCTTCTACATCCACAAGCGCAGCGTCGACCAGGTGCTCCAGCGCCTCATTGAGATCCGCCGCAAGCCATCTCGCATTTCCGATAATCGCTCTGCAACCGAAGACGGACGAGAAGAGAGTTACATCGAAGACGGAGAAGAGCGAGGGTTTGAGTCTGACGGTGAGATCACTGACGTGGCTATTGATCGGAACATGCGACCGAGGTCGGTCGACGACAAGGCGCTTCAGTCTTATAGGATATCGTCTTCGTTGCCCAATGTGGCTTCGAGGAGCACCGATTGGATGGAAGAGGAAGCTAAGTTTGATTCGCCCCCGAATTTTCGAGCTCCTGGGTTTTCTTCTTCGCTAGACAAGCTCAATTTCATTCCCTCGGGGCTTCCGCTTCTTCGAACCGATCAAAGAACCG GAGAGGGTCAGTCTGGTAACCACTCTGGTTCCAATACAAGGATGACGCCTATTGGAAGGTTAATGACTCCAAGGTCTCAGGCTGGAAATGCCTTTGAAAGTATTGCAGACTCCGACGAGGAAGGAACTGAGTTTGCAAATGAAGATGACGATACTTTCAACTATGGAAATGTAGATTCTTTAGATAATACCGTAACC tcaGTTTACCAAAATGAAG GCGATGGAAAGGTAGATACAGCCTCAGGAAACTCCGTGAAGACTGATCACAATTTTACCAGCATAGTTTTACCATTGAGTGCATCAATGCATG AGTCAATAAgcaaagaagaggaagaagtgCACAAGATGATTCGAGAATGCTTGGATCTACGTAAGAGGTATCTTTACAGGGAAGAAGTTGCTCCATGGACGGTAGCCAGAACAGACTCCATTGCATCAGAGAAGAAAAGTGACCCATTTCATTTTGAACCTGTTGAAGCATCAACT CACTGCTTTAGGATGGAAGACGGTGTGATACAtgtttatgcaaatgaaaatg ACACTGTAGATATTTTCCCTGTTGCAAGTTCAACAGCATTTTTCACTGATATGCATTATCTTCTAAAAGTTTTGTCTATTGGAAATGTACGCTCTGCATGCCATCATAGGTTACGATTTCTTGAGGAG AAATTCCGTGTTCATCTGTTGCTAAATGCGGATAGGGAATTTTTAGCCCAGAAGAGTGCACCACACCGTGATTTTTACAATGTTAGGAAAGTTGATACGCATGTGCACCATTCTGCTTGCATGAACCAGAAGCATCTCCTCTCCTTTATCAAGTCAAAGCTCAAAAAAGAACCTGATGAG GTTGTCATATTCAGAGATGGAAAATATCTTACACTCAAGGAAGTCTTTGAGAGTTTGGACTTGACAGG GCATGATCTGAATGTTGACTTGTTAGATGTGCATGCGGATAAGAGTACTTTCCATCGATTTGACAAATTCAACTTAAAGTATAATCCATGTGGACAGAGCAGACTCAGAGAAATATTCTTGAAGCAGGACAATCTTATCCAAG GGAGGTTTTTAGCAGAAGTAACAAAAGAAGTTCTGTCAGATCTTGAAGCCAGCAGATATCAG ATGGCAGAGTACAGGATTTCTGTTTATGGAAGGAAACAAAGTGAGTGGGATCAACTGGCTAGTTGGTTTGTTAACAATTCAATCTATAGTGAGAACGCTGTCTGGTTAATACAG CTACCACGGCTATACAATATCTACAAGAAGATGGGAATTGTTACCTCTTTCCAGAATATTTTAGATAATGTGTTCATACCGCTCTTTGAAGCCACTGTCAATCCAAATTCTCATCCTCAACTACACTTGTTCCTGATGCAG GTGGTGGGTTTTGACGTTGTAGATGATGAAAGTAAACCAGAAAGGCGTCCAACTAAACACATGCCAACACCAGCTGAATGGACTAATGAATTCAATCCTGCATACTCTTATTATGCTTATTACTGCTATGCAAACTTGTACACTCTTAATAAG CTGCGTGAATCAAAAGGGCTGCCTACAATAAAATTCCGACCTCACTGTGGAGAG GCGGGTGATATTGACCATTTGGCTGCCGGATTCCTTCTATGCCATAATATCTCTCATGGGATCAATCTTCGCAAAACTCCTGTTTTGCAGTACCTGTATTACCTGGCCCAG GTTGGGTTGCTTATGTCACCTTTGAGCAATAATTCACTTTTCTTGGATTACCATCGCAACCCCTTTCCTATGTTCTTCCAACGTGGTCTAAACGTCTCACTCTCAAGCGATGATCCTTTACAAATCCATTTGACAAAAGAACCGCTTGTGGAAGAATATAGTGTTGCAGCACAG GTATGGAAGCTCAGTGCTTGTGACCTCTGCGAAGTAGCGAGAAATTCTGTCTATCAATCTGGATTTTCACATGTAGCGAAG TCGCACTGGCTTGGTAGTAAGTATTTCTTGAGAGGCCCTGAAGGAAATGACATGCAGAAGACAAATGTGCCTCATTTGAGGATTGCCTTTCGACACGAG ACTTGGAAGGAAGAGATACAGTACATTTATGCAGGAAAAGCCAAGTTTCCAGTAGAAACAGATCCATGA
- the LOC117624222 gene encoding AMP deaminase-like isoform X1 encodes MDSSSSSSSAPSTSSLHLAMAAFVGASLMAVSAFYIHKRSVDQVLQRLIEIRRKPSRISDNRSATEDGREESYIEDGEERGFESDGEITDVAIDRNMRPRSVDDKALQSYRISSSLPNVASRSTDWMEEEAKFDSPPNFRAPGFSSSLDKLNFIPSGLPLLRTDQRTGEGQSGNHSGSNTRMTPIGRLMTPRSQAGNAFESIADSDEEGTEFANEDDDTFNYGNVDSLDNTVTDVNSNLQNSSAVLLKSDVKNFIQDRMYQVTSTEAKSGVDLQGDGKVDTASGNSVKTDHNFTSIVLPLSASMHESISKEEEEVHKMIRECLDLRKRYLYREEVAPWTVARTDSIASEKKSDPFHFEPVEASTHCFRMEDGVIHVYANENDTVDIFPVASSTAFFTDMHYLLKVLSIGNVRSACHHRLRFLEEKFRVHLLLNADREFLAQKSAPHRDFYNVRKVDTHVHHSACMNQKHLLSFIKSKLKKEPDEVVIFRDGKYLTLKEVFESLDLTGHDLNVDLLDVHADKSTFHRFDKFNLKYNPCGQSRLREIFLKQDNLIQGRFLAEVTKEVLSDLEASRYQMAEYRISVYGRKQSEWDQLASWFVNNSIYSENAVWLIQLPRLYNIYKKMGIVTSFQNILDNVFIPLFEATVNPNSHPQLHLFLMQVVGFDVVDDESKPERRPTKHMPTPAEWTNEFNPAYSYYAYYCYANLYTLNKLRESKGLPTIKFRPHCGEAGDIDHLAAGFLLCHNISHGINLRKTPVLQYLYYLAQVGLLMSPLSNNSLFLDYHRNPFPMFFQRGLNVSLSSDDPLQIHLTKEPLVEEYSVAAQVWKLSACDLCEVARNSVYQSGFSHVAKSHWLGSKYFLRGPEGNDMQKTNVPHLRIAFRHETWKEEIQYIYAGKAKFPVETDP; translated from the exons ATGGACtcgtcctcttcttcttcttcagctccGTCGACTTCGTCCCTGCACTTGGCCATGGCGGCCTTCGTCGGAGCCTCTCTCATGGCCGTCTCCGCCTTCTACATCCACAAGCGCAGCGTCGACCAGGTGCTCCAGCGCCTCATTGAGATCCGCCGCAAGCCATCTCGCATTTCCGATAATCGCTCTGCAACCGAAGACGGACGAGAAGAGAGTTACATCGAAGACGGAGAAGAGCGAGGGTTTGAGTCTGACGGTGAGATCACTGACGTGGCTATTGATCGGAACATGCGACCGAGGTCGGTCGACGACAAGGCGCTTCAGTCTTATAGGATATCGTCTTCGTTGCCCAATGTGGCTTCGAGGAGCACCGATTGGATGGAAGAGGAAGCTAAGTTTGATTCGCCCCCGAATTTTCGAGCTCCTGGGTTTTCTTCTTCGCTAGACAAGCTCAATTTCATTCCCTCGGGGCTTCCGCTTCTTCGAACCGATCAAAGAACCG GAGAGGGTCAGTCTGGTAACCACTCTGGTTCCAATACAAGGATGACGCCTATTGGAAGGTTAATGACTCCAAGGTCTCAGGCTGGAAATGCCTTTGAAAGTATTGCAGACTCCGACGAGGAAGGAACTGAGTTTGCAAATGAAGATGACGATACTTTCAACTATGGAAATGTAGATTCTTTAGATAATACCGTAACC GATGTAAATTCAAACCTTCAAAATTCTTCTGCAGTTCTTCTTAAAAGTGATGTTAAGAATTTCATACAAGATCGAATGTATCAAGTGACTTCAACTGAAGCAAAATCTGGTGTTGATCTGCAAGGCGATGGAAAGGTAGATACAGCCTCAGGAAACTCCGTGAAGACTGATCACAATTTTACCAGCATAGTTTTACCATTGAGTGCATCAATGCATG AGTCAATAAgcaaagaagaggaagaagtgCACAAGATGATTCGAGAATGCTTGGATCTACGTAAGAGGTATCTTTACAGGGAAGAAGTTGCTCCATGGACGGTAGCCAGAACAGACTCCATTGCATCAGAGAAGAAAAGTGACCCATTTCATTTTGAACCTGTTGAAGCATCAACT CACTGCTTTAGGATGGAAGACGGTGTGATACAtgtttatgcaaatgaaaatg ACACTGTAGATATTTTCCCTGTTGCAAGTTCAACAGCATTTTTCACTGATATGCATTATCTTCTAAAAGTTTTGTCTATTGGAAATGTACGCTCTGCATGCCATCATAGGTTACGATTTCTTGAGGAG AAATTCCGTGTTCATCTGTTGCTAAATGCGGATAGGGAATTTTTAGCCCAGAAGAGTGCACCACACCGTGATTTTTACAATGTTAGGAAAGTTGATACGCATGTGCACCATTCTGCTTGCATGAACCAGAAGCATCTCCTCTCCTTTATCAAGTCAAAGCTCAAAAAAGAACCTGATGAG GTTGTCATATTCAGAGATGGAAAATATCTTACACTCAAGGAAGTCTTTGAGAGTTTGGACTTGACAGG GCATGATCTGAATGTTGACTTGTTAGATGTGCATGCGGATAAGAGTACTTTCCATCGATTTGACAAATTCAACTTAAAGTATAATCCATGTGGACAGAGCAGACTCAGAGAAATATTCTTGAAGCAGGACAATCTTATCCAAG GGAGGTTTTTAGCAGAAGTAACAAAAGAAGTTCTGTCAGATCTTGAAGCCAGCAGATATCAG ATGGCAGAGTACAGGATTTCTGTTTATGGAAGGAAACAAAGTGAGTGGGATCAACTGGCTAGTTGGTTTGTTAACAATTCAATCTATAGTGAGAACGCTGTCTGGTTAATACAG CTACCACGGCTATACAATATCTACAAGAAGATGGGAATTGTTACCTCTTTCCAGAATATTTTAGATAATGTGTTCATACCGCTCTTTGAAGCCACTGTCAATCCAAATTCTCATCCTCAACTACACTTGTTCCTGATGCAG GTGGTGGGTTTTGACGTTGTAGATGATGAAAGTAAACCAGAAAGGCGTCCAACTAAACACATGCCAACACCAGCTGAATGGACTAATGAATTCAATCCTGCATACTCTTATTATGCTTATTACTGCTATGCAAACTTGTACACTCTTAATAAG CTGCGTGAATCAAAAGGGCTGCCTACAATAAAATTCCGACCTCACTGTGGAGAG GCGGGTGATATTGACCATTTGGCTGCCGGATTCCTTCTATGCCATAATATCTCTCATGGGATCAATCTTCGCAAAACTCCTGTTTTGCAGTACCTGTATTACCTGGCCCAG GTTGGGTTGCTTATGTCACCTTTGAGCAATAATTCACTTTTCTTGGATTACCATCGCAACCCCTTTCCTATGTTCTTCCAACGTGGTCTAAACGTCTCACTCTCAAGCGATGATCCTTTACAAATCCATTTGACAAAAGAACCGCTTGTGGAAGAATATAGTGTTGCAGCACAG GTATGGAAGCTCAGTGCTTGTGACCTCTGCGAAGTAGCGAGAAATTCTGTCTATCAATCTGGATTTTCACATGTAGCGAAG TCGCACTGGCTTGGTAGTAAGTATTTCTTGAGAGGCCCTGAAGGAAATGACATGCAGAAGACAAATGTGCCTCATTTGAGGATTGCCTTTCGACACGAG ACTTGGAAGGAAGAGATACAGTACATTTATGCAGGAAAAGCCAAGTTTCCAGTAGAAACAGATCCATGA